From the genome of Haloterrigena sp. KLK7, one region includes:
- a CDS encoding DUF2182 domain-containing protein, producing the protein MIPDTSLPFTDRIDPDALPVPEVLVLSLSALLWLVLVQGWLPGPGPVPAGLEAPMDAPGVPETAAMANGLGGVAAYLLTWGAMMLAMMLPSLLPVVRRYRSDLCDSVFVPSITAFLGGYGLAWTLVGAVPLAVAALVSIRDLLTGTVIGVSVGAVAVGGLLAFAGGYQFTSLKRDLLARCGCCRSVHHRPSVARMAREGLEYAANCIGCTWPLFALMVALGSMNLLVMVGLTLVVSLERLAADGDAVARALGVVLLGAAAFTLLFGVPAV; encoded by the coding sequence ATGATTCCCGACACGTCACTCCCGTTCACTGATCGCATCGATCCCGACGCGCTTCCGGTCCCCGAGGTCCTCGTCCTCTCGCTGTCGGCGCTGCTGTGGTTAGTCCTCGTTCAGGGGTGGCTCCCCGGGCCGGGCCCCGTACCGGCCGGCCTCGAGGCGCCGATGGACGCGCCCGGCGTCCCCGAGACGGCGGCGATGGCGAACGGGCTCGGCGGCGTCGCGGCGTACCTGCTCACGTGGGGCGCGATGATGCTGGCGATGATGCTCCCGTCGCTGCTGCCCGTCGTTCGGCGGTATCGATCGGACCTCTGTGACTCCGTTTTCGTCCCGTCGATCACCGCCTTCCTCGGCGGCTACGGGCTCGCGTGGACGCTCGTCGGGGCCGTTCCGCTGGCGGTCGCCGCTCTGGTTTCGATTCGCGACCTGCTGACCGGGACCGTAATCGGCGTGAGCGTCGGTGCGGTCGCGGTCGGCGGCCTGCTCGCGTTCGCGGGCGGCTACCAGTTCACGTCGCTGAAACGCGACCTGCTCGCGCGATGCGGGTGTTGCCGGTCGGTCCACCATCGGCCGTCCGTCGCTCGAATGGCTCGCGAGGGTCTCGAGTACGCCGCGAACTGCATCGGCTGCACGTGGCCGCTGTTCGCGCTGATGGTCGCGCTCGGGTCGATGAACCTCCTCGTCATGGTCGGCCTGACGCTCGTCGTGTCACTCGAGCGGCTCGCGGCCGACGGGGACGCCGTCGCCCGCGCCCTCGGCGTCGTGTTGCTCGGCGCCGCCGCGTTCACGCTCCTGTTCGGTGTCCCGGCGGTCTGA
- a CDS encoding cbb3-type cytochrome c oxidase subunit I: MTRSTAPRRALEAVDRWSAGRSSVAHRRLGRWHLALALVMGLWGGLDALFLRTALVTPSLDRWTAETYNAFFTTHGLTMLFLFALPAIWGVAYAAVPPLIEAETVATPTLGAVAFWLQVPAALSIRAGTIGGILGLAGLEPVASGWTLYPPLSVLSSNPAVDALLVGLALVAVGTTLTAWTLLRTIRRGREIRWLDVDTFTWTVLTAAAMSLVAFPVLAATVALVLADRTLGTAFLVGGGGPLVWQHLFWFFAHPLVYVVVLPPMGIVSHAVPRFAGRRLFGRRSSVYSTLAVGVVSFTVWAHHMFVTGAGLSVRTVFMVTTLAVALPSSAKLCTWLVTLWGGSIRYTAPMVASLAAVGFFVVGGVTGVFLAVVPINVKYTGTYYVVAHFHLLLAGFVGLALVAGVYYWYPLLTGRRLEPRLARLHVRLTIGGVAVTFGALLLVGLGQLPRRVATYPAAYAPLHQLATVGAYVIAAAQLVFLWNLGRSLRVGEPAPDDPWALEEGPSHAREWR; this comes from the coding sequence ATGACCCGATCGACCGCACCGCGACGGGCGCTCGAGGCGGTCGACCGGTGGTCGGCCGGCCGCTCGAGCGTCGCTCACCGACGACTCGGTCGCTGGCACCTCGCGCTGGCGCTGGTGATGGGACTGTGGGGCGGGCTCGACGCGCTGTTCCTGCGAACGGCGCTGGTCACGCCGTCCCTCGATCGGTGGACGGCCGAGACCTACAACGCCTTCTTCACGACCCACGGGCTGACGATGCTGTTCCTGTTCGCGCTGCCGGCGATCTGGGGAGTCGCCTACGCCGCCGTCCCCCCGCTGATCGAGGCCGAGACCGTCGCCACGCCGACCCTCGGCGCGGTCGCGTTCTGGCTGCAGGTCCCCGCGGCGCTGTCGATCAGAGCGGGCACGATCGGCGGAATCCTCGGCCTCGCGGGCCTCGAGCCGGTCGCGAGCGGCTGGACGCTGTATCCGCCGCTGAGCGTCCTGTCGTCGAATCCGGCCGTCGACGCGCTCCTCGTCGGACTCGCGCTGGTCGCCGTCGGGACGACGCTGACGGCGTGGACGCTCCTCCGGACGATTCGGCGCGGTCGCGAGATCCGGTGGCTCGACGTCGACACGTTCACGTGGACGGTGCTGACGGCCGCGGCGATGTCGCTGGTCGCCTTCCCCGTGCTGGCCGCGACGGTCGCGCTCGTCCTCGCCGACCGGACGCTCGGCACCGCGTTCCTCGTCGGCGGCGGCGGCCCGCTGGTCTGGCAACACCTGTTCTGGTTCTTCGCCCATCCGCTCGTGTACGTCGTGGTGTTACCGCCGATGGGGATCGTCAGCCACGCGGTGCCGCGGTTCGCCGGGCGGCGGCTGTTCGGCCGCCGGTCGTCGGTCTACTCGACGCTCGCCGTCGGCGTCGTCTCGTTCACCGTCTGGGCCCACCACATGTTCGTGACCGGCGCGGGCCTCTCGGTCCGGACGGTCTTCATGGTCACCACGCTGGCGGTGGCGCTGCCGAGTTCGGCGAAGCTCTGTACGTGGCTCGTGACGCTGTGGGGCGGCTCGATCCGGTACACCGCCCCGATGGTCGCGTCCCTCGCCGCCGTCGGCTTCTTCGTCGTCGGCGGCGTCACCGGCGTCTTCCTCGCCGTCGTGCCGATCAACGTCAAGTACACCGGGACCTACTACGTCGTCGCCCACTTCCATCTGCTGCTGGCCGGCTTCGTCGGGCTGGCGCTCGTCGCCGGGGTCTACTACTGGTATCCGCTCCTGACCGGGCGGCGGCTCGAGCCGCGACTCGCTCGCCTGCACGTCCGGCTGACGATCGGCGGCGTCGCCGTCACCTTCGGCGCGCTCCTGCTGGTCGGTCTCGGACAGCTCCCCCGCCGCGTCGCGACGTATCCGGCGGCCTACGCGCCGCTGCATCAGCTGGCGACGGTCGGCGCCTACGTCATCGCCGCCGCCCAACTGGTCTTCCTCTGGAACCTCGGCCGATCGCTGCGGGTCGGCGAGCCGGCCCCCGACGATCCGTGGGCCCTCGAGGAGGGGCCCTCGCACGCCCGCGAGTGGCGGTGA
- a CDS encoding PhzF family phenazine biosynthesis protein, with amino-acid sequence MNTIRILQVDAFTDEPLTGNPAGVVPDADGLSDGQMQSIAAELAVSETAFLGPSETADYRVRYFTPTQEVDLCGHATIGSFAHLRDEGLEAGTYALETNVGELEIEIDPDGTVWMTQDEPQIREVDVGYDRVADALGVDAAALEGASDDIPLAVSSTGLPFLIAPITYLSDLGSAEPDMRAIEELTDEVDATGVYCFTFDALGRESTLHGRMFAPGAGVPEDPVTGTASGAVGAYLDRFGAFDDDFPEELRLEQGHYVDRPGLVRVRIGEDVRVGGRGVTVLDGSLAVPEAEDDDILEA; translated from the coding sequence ATGAACACGATTCGAATCCTACAGGTCGACGCCTTCACGGACGAGCCGCTGACCGGGAACCCGGCCGGCGTCGTCCCCGACGCGGACGGGCTCTCGGACGGGCAGATGCAGTCGATCGCCGCCGAGCTGGCGGTCAGCGAGACGGCGTTTCTCGGCCCCAGCGAGACGGCCGACTATCGCGTCCGCTACTTCACGCCGACCCAGGAGGTCGACCTCTGCGGGCACGCGACCATCGGCTCGTTCGCCCACCTCCGCGACGAGGGCCTCGAGGCGGGGACCTACGCGCTCGAGACGAACGTCGGGGAACTCGAGATCGAGATCGATCCGGACGGCACGGTCTGGATGACCCAGGACGAACCGCAGATCCGCGAGGTCGACGTCGGCTACGACCGAGTCGCCGACGCGCTGGGCGTCGACGCGGCCGCCCTCGAGGGGGCCAGCGACGACATCCCGCTGGCGGTGTCCTCGACCGGGCTCCCCTTCCTGATCGCGCCGATCACGTACCTCTCGGATCTCGGGAGCGCCGAGCCCGATATGCGGGCGATCGAGGAGCTCACCGACGAGGTCGACGCGACCGGCGTCTACTGCTTCACGTTCGACGCGCTCGGCCGGGAGTCGACCCTGCACGGCCGGATGTTCGCGCCGGGAGCCGGCGTGCCGGAGGATCCCGTCACCGGTACCGCCAGCGGCGCCGTCGGCGCGTACCTCGACCGCTTCGGCGCGTTCGACGACGATTTCCCCGAGGAACTGCGCCTCGAGCAGGGCCACTACGTCGATCGACCGGGGCTGGTCCGCGTTCGGATCGGCGAGGACGTCCGCGTCGGCGGTCGCGGCGTGACGGTTCTCGACGGCTCGCTGGCCGTCCCCGAGGCGGAGGACGACGACATCCTCGAGGCCTGA
- a CDS encoding SDR family oxidoreductase, producing the protein MSQDQVTPPTVTAEDIHRIDDDAFTDRNVCLVTGAGSGIGRATALAAAGNGLTVAATDIDEDGLAGTVDRGAELGLEGEIESVVGDLTEDDDIERIVEEAAELGDIKYLANVAGMQHIDSIEDFPMETYDVMHRIMLRAPLYLSKLCIPHFRETEDGRGCVGNMGSVHGHYVTSDKVGYNVSKFGLRGLTQSIAAEGEGEIRAYSISTGYVKTPLVTDQLEDTAEQRGISVDEVIEDVMLGQSRVKEMMEPVDVANLFLLGFSDLGRHLDGGDLLFDGGMTLTYE; encoded by the coding sequence ATGTCACAGGACCAGGTGACGCCACCGACCGTGACCGCCGAGGATATTCACCGGATCGACGACGACGCCTTTACCGATCGCAACGTCTGTCTCGTGACCGGAGCCGGGTCGGGAATCGGCCGCGCGACCGCGCTCGCCGCCGCCGGGAACGGCCTCACCGTCGCCGCGACGGACATCGACGAGGACGGCCTCGCCGGGACCGTCGACCGGGGAGCGGAACTCGGTCTCGAGGGCGAGATCGAGTCGGTCGTCGGCGATCTGACCGAGGACGACGACATAGAACGGATCGTCGAGGAGGCCGCCGAACTGGGCGATATCAAGTACCTCGCGAACGTCGCCGGGATGCAACACATCGACTCGATCGAGGACTTCCCGATGGAGACCTACGACGTGATGCATCGAATCATGCTTCGTGCCCCGCTGTACCTCTCGAAGCTCTGCATTCCGCACTTCCGAGAGACCGAGGACGGGCGGGGCTGCGTCGGGAACATGGGCTCGGTCCACGGCCACTACGTCACCAGCGACAAGGTCGGTTACAACGTCTCGAAGTTCGGCCTGCGCGGGCTCACGCAGTCGATCGCCGCCGAGGGCGAGGGGGAGATCCGCGCCTACTCGATCAGCACGGGCTACGTGAAGACGCCGCTGGTGACCGACCAGCTCGAGGACACCGCCGAGCAGCGCGGCATCTCGGTCGACGAGGTGATCGAGGACGTCATGCTCGGCCAGTCCCGCGTCAAGGAGATGATGGAACCGGTCGACGTCGCCAACCTCTTCCTGCTGGGCTTCTCGGACCTCGGCCGACACTTAGACGGCGGCGACCTGTTGTTTGATGGTGGCATGACCCTTACCTACGAGTAA
- the thiC gene encoding phosphomethylpyrimidine synthase ThiC has translation MARTQIEAAREGTVTDAMERVAERENRDPEFVRKQVAEGQAVIPANANHDALDPMIIGREFATKVNANIGNSEETSDLETELEKLHTAVHYGADTVMDLGTGSDLDEIRETHVEHSPVPIGTVPLYEAVKRAGGPEELTKELLLEVIEKQAEQGVDYMTIHAGILAEHLPLTDGRKTGIVSRGGSIMASWMEAHGEQNPLFQVYDEICEIFAEHDVTFSLGDSLRPGCLADACDEAQYAELDTLGELTRRAWEYDVQVMVEGPGHVPMHKVAENVERQQEVCDGAPFYVLGPLVTDVAPGYDHITSAIGAAMAAQAGAAMLCYVTPKEHLGLPDEEDVRDGLAAYRIAAHAGDVGNERPGARDWDDALSEARYEFDWREQFALALDPDRARDYHDQTLPGDNYKEARFCSMCGVEFCSMRIDQDAREDGEMESLTTDEDGGTDLESSPAAEVNRPPVGIHESGELPPLEDRSEYPAETPSDD, from the coding sequence ATGGCGCGAACCCAGATCGAAGCCGCCCGCGAGGGGACGGTCACCGACGCGATGGAGCGAGTCGCCGAGCGCGAGAACCGCGACCCCGAGTTCGTTCGGAAGCAGGTCGCCGAGGGACAGGCCGTGATCCCGGCGAACGCGAATCACGACGCGCTCGATCCGATGATCATCGGCCGCGAGTTCGCGACGAAGGTCAACGCGAACATCGGCAACAGCGAGGAGACCAGCGACCTCGAGACGGAACTCGAGAAACTCCACACCGCGGTCCACTACGGCGCGGACACGGTGATGGATCTCGGCACCGGTAGCGACTTAGACGAGATCCGCGAGACCCACGTCGAGCACTCGCCGGTGCCGATCGGGACGGTGCCGCTGTACGAGGCGGTCAAGCGGGCCGGCGGTCCCGAGGAACTCACGAAGGAGCTGTTGCTCGAGGTCATCGAGAAGCAGGCGGAGCAGGGGGTCGACTACATGACGATCCACGCCGGGATTCTGGCGGAGCACCTGCCGCTGACCGACGGCCGCAAGACGGGGATCGTCTCGCGGGGCGGCTCGATCATGGCCTCGTGGATGGAAGCACACGGCGAGCAGAACCCGCTCTTTCAGGTGTACGACGAGATCTGCGAGATCTTCGCCGAGCACGACGTCACCTTCAGCCTCGGCGACAGCCTGCGGCCCGGCTGTCTGGCCGACGCCTGCGACGAGGCCCAGTACGCGGAACTCGACACGCTCGGTGAGTTGACGCGCCGCGCGTGGGAGTACGACGTGCAGGTGATGGTCGAGGGCCCGGGCCACGTTCCGATGCACAAGGTGGCGGAGAACGTCGAGCGCCAGCAGGAGGTCTGCGACGGCGCCCCCTTCTACGTCCTCGGGCCGCTGGTGACCGACGTCGCGCCGGGCTACGACCACATCACGAGCGCCATCGGCGCCGCGATGGCGGCCCAGGCCGGGGCCGCGATGCTCTGCTACGTCACCCCGAAAGAACACCTCGGCCTCCCGGACGAAGAAGACGTCCGCGACGGCCTCGCGGCCTACCGGATCGCCGCCCACGCCGGCGACGTGGGGAACGAACGCCCCGGCGCCCGCGACTGGGACGACGCCCTCTCCGAAGCGCGCTACGAGTTCGACTGGCGCGAGCAATTCGCCCTCGCGCTCGACCCCGACCGCGCTCGCGACTATCACGACCAGACCCTCCCCGGAGACAACTACAAGGAGGCCCGCTTCTGCTCGATGTGCGGCGTCGAGTTCTGCTCGATGCGGATCGATCAGGACGCTCGCGAGGACGGCGAGATGGAGTCGCTGACGACCGACGAGGACGGCGGGACCGACCTCGAGTCCTCGCCGGCCGCCGAGGTCAACCGGCCGCCGGTGGGGATCCACGAGTCGGGCGAGTTGCCGCCGCTCGAGGACCGTTCGGAGTATCCGGCGGAGACGCCGAGCGACGACTGA
- a CDS encoding helix-turn-helix domain-containing protein translates to MIDLDIDMRQYDCPFIDTTDDVEIAFSAVQWQLDTDDEQLETRLIARGESTGALEDGLHALRDHPNMRECYILSKRENVAEIGTTIEETNAMRTIQRNGGYITGPFHIEDGHEQWHVGFDDDADEDHALAELERHNDYTVADRDQFGPTELFDLLENSDSALRLLEGCRSLTETERETFETAAREGYYETPRATTLEDLSNHFDVSKTAVSMNLRRSERKVLQAALSALENMDETVTQTR, encoded by the coding sequence ATGATCGATCTCGATATCGATATGCGCCAGTACGACTGTCCGTTCATCGACACGACCGACGATGTCGAGATCGCCTTCTCGGCCGTCCAATGGCAACTCGATACCGACGACGAGCAACTCGAGACCCGGCTCATCGCGCGGGGAGAGTCGACGGGCGCCCTCGAGGACGGGCTCCACGCGCTTCGGGACCACCCGAACATGCGCGAGTGTTACATCCTCTCGAAGCGGGAGAACGTCGCCGAGATCGGGACGACCATCGAGGAGACCAACGCGATGCGGACGATCCAGCGAAACGGCGGCTACATCACCGGCCCCTTCCACATCGAGGACGGGCACGAACAGTGGCACGTCGGCTTCGACGACGACGCCGACGAGGATCACGCGTTAGCCGAACTCGAGCGACACAACGACTACACCGTCGCGGACCGCGACCAGTTCGGGCCGACGGAACTGTTCGATCTGCTGGAAAACTCCGACAGCGCGCTCCGCCTGCTCGAGGGCTGTCGGTCGCTGACCGAGACCGAACGCGAGACCTTCGAGACGGCCGCCCGGGAGGGCTACTACGAGACGCCCCGAGCGACGACCCTCGAGGACCTCTCGAACCACTTCGACGTCTCGAAGACGGCCGTGTCGATGAACCTCCGCCGAAGCGAACGCAAGGTCCTGCAGGCGGCGCTGTCGGCCCTCGAGAACATGGACGAGACGGTGACGCAAACGCGCTGA
- a CDS encoding helix-turn-helix transcriptional regulator: protein MSNHASTDTDDSDEPTSDENTEPRPLVNLTGFKRDQLFVIRMLAERNPHGLVIKDKLDCYYDEEINQGRLYQNLAELVEEGYVEKHPLDGRTNAYRPSTRANRRLEEHHEWERRCLVCESP from the coding sequence ATGTCCAATCACGCTTCGACTGACACCGACGACAGTGACGAACCGACTTCCGACGAGAACACGGAGCCGCGTCCGCTGGTGAACCTGACCGGATTCAAACGCGATCAGCTGTTCGTCATCCGGATGCTCGCGGAGCGCAATCCACACGGGCTCGTCATCAAGGACAAACTCGACTGCTACTACGACGAGGAGATCAACCAGGGGCGGCTCTACCAGAACCTGGCCGAACTCGTCGAAGAGGGATACGTCGAGAAACACCCCCTCGACGGACGAACGAACGCCTATCGTCCGAGCACACGCGCCAACCGACGCCTCGAGGAGCACCACGAGTGGGAACGGCGCTGTCTGGTCTGTGAGTCGCCATGA
- a CDS encoding AMP-binding protein has translation MSDATDPALADVDEIVHEPSEEFVESTNVYDFMETYGIDDYDELIERTTSEVDGEPESGVDWFWDELVDYLDIEFYEEYDEVRDDSDGPQFTDWYPGGEINIAHNVLDRHAAVDEERRNTVATIWEGEDGEIREVTYHELHRQSNMVANALEERGIETGDTVGLYMPMVPEVVSILYGCFKVGAIAVPIFSGFGVDAAATRIADSECSVLFTGDGFYRRGDPVFLKSAADEAIEEAGHVEHTIVFDRLGSSDPRNEHEIPWTDDRDEWWADAVETADDEYETKSLDSSQESMLLYSSGTTGKPKGIVHTHAGVQIQCAKEVYFGMDLKPADRLFWVSDIGWMMGPWTLIGTHTFGGTVFMYEGAPDHPEPDRFWEMIDRHELTQFGISPTAIRALRKHGDDWLEGHDLSSLRVLGSTGEPWDPESWRWFYEHVGGGEAPIINISGGTEICGCFLMPMPTQPLKPCTLGGPGLGMDIDIVDRDGNSVREDNQRGFLVAKDSCPSMTKSLWSGDERYLNEYWSTFEDPPMWDHGDWAQKDADGFWFLHGRADDALNVAGRKVGPAEVEGALIDHEAVNQAAAIGAPDETTGTAVVTYVILDDGHEESDDLKEELRAQVGEELGKPFRPREILFVDDLPKTQSGKIIRRAIEATYTGEDLGDMSSIENPEALEELEAAR, from the coding sequence ATGTCCGACGCAACAGACCCGGCGCTCGCGGACGTCGACGAGATCGTCCACGAGCCCAGCGAGGAGTTCGTCGAATCGACGAACGTCTACGACTTCATGGAGACGTACGGGATCGACGACTACGACGAACTCATCGAGCGGACGACGAGCGAGGTGGACGGGGAGCCCGAGAGCGGAGTCGACTGGTTCTGGGACGAGCTCGTCGACTACCTCGACATCGAGTTTTACGAGGAGTACGACGAGGTTCGCGATGACAGCGACGGACCGCAGTTCACCGACTGGTACCCCGGGGGCGAGATCAATATCGCCCACAACGTCCTCGACCGACACGCCGCCGTCGACGAGGAGCGGCGCAACACGGTCGCGACCATCTGGGAGGGCGAGGACGGCGAGATCCGGGAAGTCACCTACCACGAGCTACACCGGCAGTCGAACATGGTCGCCAACGCCCTCGAGGAGCGAGGCATCGAGACCGGCGACACGGTCGGCCTCTACATGCCGATGGTCCCCGAGGTCGTCTCGATCCTCTACGGCTGCTTCAAGGTGGGCGCGATCGCGGTCCCCATCTTCTCGGGCTTCGGCGTCGACGCGGCGGCGACCCGGATCGCGGACTCGGAGTGTTCGGTGCTCTTTACGGGCGACGGCTTCTACCGCCGCGGCGACCCCGTCTTCCTGAAGTCGGCTGCCGACGAGGCCATCGAGGAGGCCGGCCACGTCGAGCACACGATCGTCTTCGACCGACTCGGCTCGAGCGATCCCCGGAACGAACACGAGATCCCGTGGACCGACGACCGCGACGAGTGGTGGGCCGACGCCGTCGAGACCGCGGACGACGAGTACGAGACGAAATCGCTGGATTCGAGCCAGGAGTCGATGCTCCTCTACTCGTCGGGGACGACGGGCAAGCCGAAGGGAATCGTCCACACCCACGCGGGCGTGCAGATCCAGTGCGCCAAGGAGGTCTACTTCGGGATGGACCTGAAGCCCGCCGACCGCTTATTTTGGGTCTCGGACATCGGCTGGATGATGGGGCCGTGGACGCTCATCGGCACCCACACCTTCGGCGGCACCGTCTTCATGTACGAGGGCGCGCCCGACCACCCCGAACCGGACCGCTTCTGGGAGATGATCGATCGGCACGAGCTGACGCAGTTCGGCATCTCGCCGACGGCGATCCGGGCGCTGCGCAAGCACGGGGACGACTGGCTCGAGGGCCACGACCTCTCCTCGCTCAGAGTGCTCGGCTCGACGGGCGAGCCCTGGGACCCCGAATCCTGGCGCTGGTTCTACGAGCACGTCGGCGGCGGCGAGGCGCCGATCATCAACATCTCCGGCGGCACCGAAATCTGCGGCTGCTTCCTGATGCCGATGCCGACCCAGCCGCTGAAACCCTGTACGCTGGGCGGGCCCGGACTGGGTATGGACATCGACATCGTCGATCGCGACGGGAACTCCGTCAGGGAGGACAACCAGCGGGGCTTCCTCGTCGCGAAGGACTCCTGTCCCTCGATGACGAAGTCGCTGTGGTCGGGCGACGAGCGGTACCTGAACGAGTACTGGTCGACGTTCGAGGACCCGCCGATGTGGGACCACGGCGACTGGGCCCAGAAGGACGCGGACGGCTTCTGGTTCCTCCACGGCCGGGCCGACGACGCGCTGAACGTGGCGGGTCGCAAAGTGGGACCGGCGGAGGTCGAGGGGGCACTCATCGACCACGAGGCCGTCAACCAGGCCGCCGCAATCGGCGCCCCCGACGAGACGACCGGAACGGCGGTCGTCACCTACGTCATCCTCGATGACGGCCACGAGGAATCGGACGACCTCAAGGAGGAACTGCGGGCCCAGGTCGGCGAAGAGTTAGGAAAACCGTTCCGCCCGCGCGAGATCCTGTTCGTCGACGACCTCCCGAAGACCCAGTCGGGCAAGATCATCCGCCGGGCCATCGAGGCCACCTACACAGGCGAGGACTTGGGCGACATGAGCAGCATCGAGAACCCCGAGGCGCTCGAGGAACTCGAGGCGGCCAGATAG
- a CDS encoding Glu/Leu/Phe/Val dehydrogenase dimerization domain-containing protein — protein sequence MIPFHDTSDADRTAPDLAAPWTYATTATRRLGVPDEIEQRLLHPRQRQRISVPFERDDGTLDVCEGYRVRHDGVRGPYLGPHRYYPALTGDDCAGLAAAATVSAAIADLPFGGAAGGIAVDPTALSRDERVRLTRSYARRLSDGERGDVLVPGVGTNQRTMARFADAATDRVDAPRTATVAGKPPAIGGLREIDRAEGHSVAHVTQEILETDCERPLSDATIAVYGVGVPGARAARLLEFRGGTVVAMCSDRAGLVAPDDGSGLDTNLVPSYLDRPGAIAEYEDGTVTGTENVLERDADALLLGAPETAITAEDADGIRADLVVEGTVGAVTPDGQRALEERGITVVPAVLASAGRAVAAHLEWVHNVGRDRMSDARVSNEFAYALTDAVDDVRDRRERCDLSWRDAAYSVGLSRVAGAHEVIR from the coding sequence ATGATCCCGTTTCACGACACTTCCGACGCCGATCGAACAGCCCCCGATCTCGCTGCGCCGTGGACGTACGCGACGACCGCGACGCGGCGACTCGGCGTGCCCGACGAGATCGAGCAACGGCTCCTGCATCCCCGCCAGCGCCAGCGGATTTCGGTTCCGTTCGAACGCGACGACGGGACGCTCGACGTCTGCGAGGGCTATCGCGTCCGCCACGACGGCGTCCGCGGCCCCTACCTCGGCCCGCACCGCTACTACCCGGCCCTGACCGGCGACGACTGCGCCGGACTCGCGGCCGCGGCGACCGTCAGCGCCGCGATCGCTGACCTCCCGTTCGGCGGCGCCGCCGGCGGGATCGCGGTCGATCCGACGGCGCTCTCCCGGGACGAGCGGGTTCGGCTCACCCGGTCCTACGCGAGGCGCCTCTCCGACGGCGAACGCGGCGACGTCCTCGTGCCGGGCGTCGGCACGAATCAGCGAACGATGGCGCGGTTCGCCGACGCCGCCACCGATCGCGTCGACGCCCCCCGGACCGCGACGGTCGCCGGCAAACCGCCGGCCATCGGCGGTCTCCGGGAGATCGACAGAGCGGAGGGCCACAGCGTCGCCCACGTGACCCAGGAGATCCTCGAGACCGACTGCGAGCGGCCGCTGTCCGACGCGACGATCGCCGTCTACGGCGTCGGCGTCCCCGGCGCCAGGGCCGCTCGCCTGCTCGAGTTCCGGGGCGGTACCGTCGTCGCGATGTGTAGCGACCGGGCCGGGCTCGTCGCTCCGGACGACGGGTCCGGACTCGATACGAATCTCGTCCCCAGCTACCTCGACCGACCGGGAGCGATCGCCGAGTACGAGGACGGCACGGTGACCGGCACCGAAAACGTCCTCGAGCGGGACGCCGACGCGTTGCTCCTCGGAGCGCCCGAGACGGCGATCACCGCCGAGGACGCGGACGGGATACGGGCCGACCTCGTCGTCGAAGGGACCGTCGGCGCCGTGACGCCGGACGGCCAGCGCGCCCTCGAGGAGCGCGGTATCACCGTCGTTCCGGCCGTACTGGCGTCCGCCGGGCGGGCGGTGGCGGCCCACCTCGAGTGGGTCCACAACGTCGGTCGCGATCGGATGAGCGACGCGCGGGTGTCAAACGAGTTCGCCTACGCGCTCACCGACGCGGTCGACGACGTGCGCGACCGCCGCGAACGGTGCGACCTGAGCTGGCGGGACGCGGCCTACAGCGTCGGGCTCTCCCGGGTCGCCGGCGCCCACGAGGTGATTCGGTGA